Part of the Novipirellula artificiosorum genome, TTCGGATTGAACAAACTTCCGATCCGCATCGGACAATTCCGCTAACTGAACCGCCACCAGCTTGCCACTGGTTCGTTTCAGCACGACCGTCTTGTCATTGAAAGAGATGACGTCACCTTCCAATTTGTAATTCCCATCGAGGCTGGACCACTCACGGGCCTCCGCTGTGCCGACCAACAGCAACAGGGCAATGCAACAGCTTGGCTTGAAGAAACGCATCGTCATGGCTCCAGACGAACAAAGTTGGAACGAGGAAAATTTCTATTCTGGCTACTGTAGCAGGGCCAATTTGTGAATCAATGGCGCCGTGATTCTGCGTGGATCCAACGATGGCGGTTTCCGTTCAATTCTTGGAAATGCAGTCCAAAACGTAGCTTTCCTGTTGACAAAAGACCAATAATTCTCCATATAGAACCATACAGTTCTCTTCTGATGCGCATCGGTTTTCTACGCATCGGTTTTATCGGTTCGCCCCCAGGTGAATTTGCCGCGAGCGGTTGCGCCCGACCCGATGCGTCAACCACTCGATCCGCCGGCGACGGTGTCAGCCAAATCTGCCCTGCCGTTGCCCCGACAAGCACCTCCATTTTTCCGTGAAAGGCATTCAATGACTCGACTCGAAGACCGCCGCAAAGCGATGGTCAGTTCGGTGATGCGTGAGGGGATCTACGAAGCCGCCGTTGACGTGCTGACGGAGCATGGCTTTGACGGCTTGACGATGGAACGGGTTGCCGCCACGGCCGGCGTCGGCAAAGCCAGTTTGTACAAGTACTTTGCCAACAAGCAGGGCATGTTGCAGTTCGTTCATGCTAAGGCCATCGAGCCTGTCATGACGGCCGTTCAAGCACACCGTGACAGTGCTTTACCGGCTGACCAGAAGCTCGAGGCCATGTTACGGACGTGGTTTGAATACCTTGGCGAGCATCAGGTGCTGTTCAACTTGTTCTCCAATGATTTCGCTGTTGAAGGCATGTTGAAGTCCGAAGAGGTCTCGGCAAGAGACACGGCGTTGCAAGATATCGTCAAGGTCTTGCAGGAAGGGATCCGCTTGAAGATTTTTCGTCAGGTCGATGCACATCGCACCGGTCAATTGATTCTCGGTGCGGTAAGGCAACTGGTGGAACAACAATTAGCGACGGAGCAGACGTGGCCCGCCAGGGCGCTGACTCGTGAGGTGATGGATTTCTTTCTACGTGGTTTGCAAGCAGATCGCGAGACGCAAGGTCAAGAACAGGAACAGGTTTGATTGCATGAAGATTCGAAAAATGAAAACGTATCAGATCGAGTTTTTTACGGCGGCAATTGTCATCGTGTTGGTCGTTGGTGGATTGGCCTACAGTTTTGCATCGATGCCACCGTCCGACGATTCCTCCGACGACATCGAGTTGCTTCTGGACCGTGCCGGCAGTGCGGATTCAACGCCCAAGGCAATGCAGCGCAGCACCCCGGTTGTTTTAGCGGAAGCAAGGGCGATGTCGTTTGAGCGGAGCATTACGGTCTCGGGCAGCATTCAGGCGAAACGCTTTGCATTGGTTTCAGCCAGGGTTCCTGGGACGCTTGACGCTGTCTTTGTCGACGAAGGCGACGTGATCGAAGCGAACAAAACCGAGCTGTTTCAAACCGATTCGGTCAAGCTGAGTAAGGCGGTCGCGATCGCTCGGCAAGAGTTGACGGTTTCCCAGTGTGCGGTTCAAGAGAAACAGGCAATGTTCGAGAAGAGTGCCGCGGTGAAGCAACAAGCTGAAAACGACTTGCGCCGATCACAAGAATTATTAGGCAAGAACGCGATGGCGATCCAAGAAGTTGAGAAAGTCGAATCGCAATACAAGCAATGCGAAGCGGACGTGAAGCATGTGCGTGCGCTAATTGACTTGGCGACGGCACAGTGGGAACAAGCAAAGTTGAACGTCACGATCGCCGAGAAGGATATGGCGGATTCGTTGGTGGTTAGCCCCATTTGCGGGCGTGTTTCGGAGCGGCTGTGTGAACCGGGCGAGATGGCGGGTGCAGGGACAGCCGTGCTCAGGATTGAGGACCTGTCGCTGCTGGAAGTTTCCGTCTACTTGCCGGCCGAGTATTACGCCGAAGTGATTCCCAATCAAACCGCAATGCGGGTCCGCGTGGGCGACACCGACCTGGAGACTCGGATGGTCAGCTACAAGAGCCCGACGGTCACCCATCAACTGCGCACCTTCAAGGTCGAGGGGCTGATTGAATCGCCGCCCCCTTGTGTGGTGCCTGGCTGTTTGGCCGAAGTAACGATCGTGACCGACCGTCGAGAGGGTATCGGGGTGCCTGCCGAAGCGGTTCAAAACCGAGCTGGACACTCGGTTGTCTTTGCGGTTCAAGGCGAACGCGCGGTAGAGATCGAAGTCGAGACGGGGCGTCATGCCGAGGGACAGCTGGAAATCGTCCGAGGTCTTGACGTCGGAACGGCTGTCGTGGCCATGGGACAAACACTCATCGAAAACGGTTCGCCCGTTTCGATCGTCCAGGAGCAGTCGCTGTGAACCTATCTGACTTCTCGGTCCGCCGCCCCATCGCAATGGGCTGTCTGATCATTGGGCTGACGCTACTCGGGTTGAACGCCTACCGCAAGATGGGCCTCGAATTGATGCCCAAGATGGACGCGCCTTTCGTCACGATTGTCACCGTTTATCCAGGCGCTGCACCGGGAGAGCTCGAGACCGACGTGGCGAAGCGAATCGAGGATGCCGTCGTGTCGCTTGACGGTTTAAAACACGTCAGTTCGACCTGCATGGAAAACGTTTGTCAGACGCTGTTGGAATTCCAAATGGACGTGGACGTCGACGTTGCCGCGACCGACGTACGCGAGAAACTGGATGGGATTCGCGCGGAACTGCCTGCCGATGTGGAAGATCCGAAAATCCAGAAGTTCGATATCAATGCAAAGCCAATCGTCAACTTGGCGTTGGCTGGTGACGTCCCGCTGACGGACTTGTACGATTTTGCCGACAACACGTTGAGCGATAAATTGACGGTCATTCCGGGTGTCGCCGAAGTTCAATTGATTGGCGGCGCAGAGCGAGAGGTTCACGTTGAATTAGATCGCAGCAAATTGGCTGCTCGTGGATTATCCAGCATGGATGTGGTTCAGGCGATTCAAAACGCCGTTCGCACGATCCCCTCTGGACGCGTACGAGATGGGGGAACCGAGTATGCGGTCAAGTTTGACGCAGACTATCACCGAGTGGTCGATTTGGAGGATCTCGAGGTCGCGAACGACAACGGTCGTCGCTGCTACCTTCGAGACGTTGGCGGAGTCAAGATGGCGACCGAAGAGCTTCGCCAAACCGCAACGATCGACGGTCGCGACTGTATCGCGATTAAGGTCGTCAAGAAGGCCGACGCCAACGCGGTGAGGGTTGCCAACGCGGTCCGAGACGCAATGCAGGAATTGAATGCGCAGCTCCCTGGTGGCATGGATTTGGTTTGGGTGGATGATGACGGCCGTTTCATCGAGGCGAATAACGCGAGTGCCTGGGTCAATGTGGTGCAGGGTATTTTGCTGACTGCCGCGATCCTGTTTTTGTTCCTCTACAATGTACGAACTTTGTTCGTGGTGGCGATCACGATGCCGCTGACGATTGTGATTGGTTTGTTCTTCATGAGCGTGGTGAGTTACACGCTGAATACATCGACGCTGATTGCCATCGGAATGTCGGTTGGTATTTTGGTGACCAACTCGATCGTCGTACTCGAAGCGATTGACAAACGCCTGGGAACGACCGGCGATCCAAAGGAAGCATCGCGGTTGGGTTCGAGTGAGGCGTTCATCGCGGTGTTGGCCAGTGCCGGGACCAATGTCGTGGTTTTGTTTCCCTTAGCTGTGATGAAAAGCAAGATCGGCATGTTCATCGGGCCCTTGGCGATGACCATGTTCATCATGACGGTCGTTTCGTTGTTCATCTCGTTTACGCTGACGCCGATGCTCTGCTCGTTGGTTTTGAAGCCGCGTGAACAGGAATCACGTTCATTGCTGCGGCGTATCGAGCGTGTCTGGAACTGGATGTTCGACCGAATCGTTTCCGCATATCGTTGGTCGTTGACGTTTGCCGAACAACACCGTTGGGCTGCGGCATTGCTGCTACTGGCGGTCGCGGGCATGTTCGTACACTCGATCAAGACAGCGGGGACACTGGGAAGCAGTGCATTTTCACAGTCGGACATGGGGCGTTTGTACTTACGTTTGGAATTTCCGACGCGTTACAGCTTGGAGGAAACCGTCCGTCGAGTGAAACAGGCGGAGGCAAGAGTCCAGGACCTTCCCGAGTTGAAGCACGTGCTAACGACCGTGGGAAAGGTGGAAGCGATGTTGGGGCAATCGAGTGAAGGAGTGTACCTCGCCCAATTGTTGCTCAAGTTCAGTGAGCGTGACGAGCGATCCATGACAATCGCGGACTTGATGGATAGCGTACGATCCAGAATCACAGGTTTTCCCGATGCGATCGTCGCGGTCAGTCAGCCTTCGATTATCGGCGGACAATCGAACCCCGTGGAGTTAGAGATTGCCGGCAGCGAGCTGGCGATGCTTGACAAGTTGGCGACCAAGAGCCTCGACCTTGCACGGCAACTTGACGGTTTTGTCGAATCCGACACAACGGTTCGGCAGGGCAAGCCAGAGATCCGCATTGAGCCACGCCGCGCTGTGTTGAGCGACGTCGGTGCACCAGCGGTTGGACTTGGTTTAACGCTGCGGGCAAATTTGGAAGGGATCGAAGCGGGCACCTACAAGCAGGATGCGCGCAACTATGACATCGTTGTCAAATTGGATGAAGTGCAAGGGAAACGCCAGATTGAGGAGTTTCAGTTTCCGGGAACGGACCGCCATCCCGTCTTGTTGACCAGCTTCAGTCACATCCGTGAAACCGAAATCCCGATTCAAATCACGCGTAAGAACAAACGACGAATTACCAAACTGACCTCCCAATTGGCTTCGTCTTTACCGCTGGGGACTGCGGTTTCTCAGTTGAGCCAGGCGATCGATCAGAGCAAGGTGCTGCCGCCGGGATACGACTACCGCTTTGCGGGCGAGTATGAAATGATGAACGAGGCTCAAGGTGGCTTGGCCGAAGCCGGAATCACGGCGATGATTTTGGTGGTGTTGACCTTGGCCGCGATCATGGAGTCGTTTCGTCAACCCACCTTGATTCTGATCACCGTCCCGTTGGCATTGATCGGAGTTTTTTGGGCGCTCGCGATCGCCGGCGAGAGCATCAGCATCTTTGTCATTATGGGGATCGTGATGATGATTGGCATCGTCGTCAACAACGCCATCTTGATCATGGACCAATTCAACGTGCATGTTGCAGAAGGCTTTCCCCGTCACGAAGCGATGATTGAAGCGGCATGCGAACGGTTTCGCCCAATTGTGATGATTACGTTGGCCGCCGTGTTGGGGATGCTGCCGCTGGCGCTCGGCCAAGGGATTGGTGCGGAAATGCGAAATGGAGTGGGCATCGCATCCGCTGGAGGGATTCTGGTCTCCGGTGTTCTGACCTTACTGGTGTTACCGATTCTCTATTGTTCGTTCTCACATGGTTTGGCTAAAGCAAAGCATGAACAGCATCAAGTGAATGGCAAGTAGCGCCGCTGCGGTTTTGCGGCGATGAGAGTAGAGGCCGGCAATCGACAACATGCATCCCAATCCTGCGATCATCGCACCGCCGGTTGGGAACCACCATGCTGCAGCAGCAGCGAAAAAGAGGACCATCGCAGACGCCGCGACCGCACCCATGGCGGTGTATCGCAGTGGCGTTGCCTGAAAGTAGACGTCTTCGGGATTGA contains:
- a CDS encoding TetR/AcrR family transcriptional regulator codes for the protein MTRLEDRRKAMVSSVMREGIYEAAVDVLTEHGFDGLTMERVAATAGVGKASLYKYFANKQGMLQFVHAKAIEPVMTAVQAHRDSALPADQKLEAMLRTWFEYLGEHQVLFNLFSNDFAVEGMLKSEEVSARDTALQDIVKVLQEGIRLKIFRQVDAHRTGQLILGAVRQLVEQQLATEQTWPARALTREVMDFFLRGLQADRETQGQEQEQV
- a CDS encoding efflux RND transporter periplasmic adaptor subunit; translation: MKIRKMKTYQIEFFTAAIVIVLVVGGLAYSFASMPPSDDSSDDIELLLDRAGSADSTPKAMQRSTPVVLAEARAMSFERSITVSGSIQAKRFALVSARVPGTLDAVFVDEGDVIEANKTELFQTDSVKLSKAVAIARQELTVSQCAVQEKQAMFEKSAAVKQQAENDLRRSQELLGKNAMAIQEVEKVESQYKQCEADVKHVRALIDLATAQWEQAKLNVTIAEKDMADSLVVSPICGRVSERLCEPGEMAGAGTAVLRIEDLSLLEVSVYLPAEYYAEVIPNQTAMRVRVGDTDLETRMVSYKSPTVTHQLRTFKVEGLIESPPPCVVPGCLAEVTIVTDRREGIGVPAEAVQNRAGHSVVFAVQGERAVEIEVETGRHAEGQLEIVRGLDVGTAVVAMGQTLIENGSPVSIVQEQSL
- a CDS encoding efflux RND transporter permease subunit — translated: MNLSDFSVRRPIAMGCLIIGLTLLGLNAYRKMGLELMPKMDAPFVTIVTVYPGAAPGELETDVAKRIEDAVVSLDGLKHVSSTCMENVCQTLLEFQMDVDVDVAATDVREKLDGIRAELPADVEDPKIQKFDINAKPIVNLALAGDVPLTDLYDFADNTLSDKLTVIPGVAEVQLIGGAEREVHVELDRSKLAARGLSSMDVVQAIQNAVRTIPSGRVRDGGTEYAVKFDADYHRVVDLEDLEVANDNGRRCYLRDVGGVKMATEELRQTATIDGRDCIAIKVVKKADANAVRVANAVRDAMQELNAQLPGGMDLVWVDDDGRFIEANNASAWVNVVQGILLTAAILFLFLYNVRTLFVVAITMPLTIVIGLFFMSVVSYTLNTSTLIAIGMSVGILVTNSIVVLEAIDKRLGTTGDPKEASRLGSSEAFIAVLASAGTNVVVLFPLAVMKSKIGMFIGPLAMTMFIMTVVSLFISFTLTPMLCSLVLKPREQESRSLLRRIERVWNWMFDRIVSAYRWSLTFAEQHRWAAALLLLAVAGMFVHSIKTAGTLGSSAFSQSDMGRLYLRLEFPTRYSLEETVRRVKQAEARVQDLPELKHVLTTVGKVEAMLGQSSEGVYLAQLLLKFSERDERSMTIADLMDSVRSRITGFPDAIVAVSQPSIIGGQSNPVELEIAGSELAMLDKLATKSLDLARQLDGFVESDTTVRQGKPEIRIEPRRAVLSDVGAPAVGLGLTLRANLEGIEAGTYKQDARNYDIVVKLDEVQGKRQIEEFQFPGTDRHPVLLTSFSHIRETEIPIQITRKNKRRITKLTSQLASSLPLGTAVSQLSQAIDQSKVLPPGYDYRFAGEYEMMNEAQGGLAEAGITAMILVVLTLAAIMESFRQPTLILITVPLALIGVFWALAIAGESISIFVIMGIVMMIGIVVNNAILIMDQFNVHVAEGFPRHEAMIEAACERFRPIVMITLAAVLGMLPLALGQGIGAEMRNGVGIASAGGILVSGVLTLLVLPILYCSFSHGLAKAKHEQHQVNGK